In the genome of Pseudomonas sp. LBUM920, one region contains:
- a CDS encoding sulfite reductase flavoprotein subunit alpha, translated as MLKKTLFQLHWFFGITAGLVLALMGITGAAVSFQDEILRALNPTVLSVEKREAGVLPPAELVRKLEATEGKTVSMLWVESDSGNAARVFFTAPPGERRGQMRYFDPYTGNYMGDAVGQDVFGFILQLHRFLAAGDTGRQITGACTLILVFFCLSGLYLRWPRQVASWRAWLTLDWRKKGRSFNWDLHSVFGTWCLLFYLLAALTGLYWSYDWYNQGVTKLLSDAPQNERMRKRGPPPEGPAPVANYDAIWSSIYANAGPGLSVYNIRMPAVAGQPAIVYYLLKTSPHDRALNQINLDPATGEVKSHDRYASKTFKSQLLTSVYALHTGSYFGLVGRIILTVSALCMPLFFITGWLLYLDRRRKKRQVRDARKGLGANHSDAPAWLIGFASQSGFAEQLAWQTAGQLQAAGLPVKVQPLGSVSQQDLCESEHALFVVSTFGDGEAPDSARGFERSVLGQDLSLKGLNYSVLALGDRQYEHFCGFARRLHFWLTHQGGNPLFAPVEVDSGDTEALLTWQQQLGQLTGHAPASAWQTAQYENWTLTRRTLLNRDSVGSDIYLLGLTPPSPHTWLAGDLVEILPRNCPWAIEHFLAGLGLAGSDGVLIDGLAQTLNQALATRQLPDNRAHLVGLHAQALVNALVPLGMREYSIASIASDGVLELIVRQERHPDGSLGLGSGWLTEHAALGSSISLRLRRNSGFHLPDAPVPLILLGNGTGLAGLRSLLKARIAAGQQRNWLLFGERNIAHDYLCRDELQGWLASGDLALLDLAFSRDQPEKIYVQDRLRESADVLRRWLADGAAIYVCGSLQGMATGVDQVLHEVLGSEAVERLIEQGRYRRDVY; from the coding sequence GTGTTGAAGAAAACCCTGTTCCAGTTGCACTGGTTCTTCGGCATTACCGCCGGGCTGGTGCTGGCATTGATGGGGATCACCGGGGCTGCGGTCTCGTTTCAGGATGAAATTCTGCGCGCGCTCAATCCGACCGTCTTGAGCGTCGAAAAACGCGAAGCCGGCGTGCTGCCGCCTGCCGAACTGGTGCGCAAGCTGGAGGCCACCGAAGGCAAGACCGTGTCGATGCTGTGGGTAGAAAGCGACAGCGGCAACGCCGCGCGCGTGTTCTTCACCGCACCACCGGGCGAGCGGCGTGGCCAGATGCGCTACTTCGACCCGTACACCGGCAACTACATGGGCGACGCCGTCGGCCAGGACGTGTTCGGTTTCATCTTGCAGCTGCACCGCTTCCTGGCGGCTGGCGATACCGGCCGGCAAATCACCGGTGCCTGCACGCTGATCCTGGTGTTCTTCTGCCTGTCGGGCCTGTACCTGCGCTGGCCGCGCCAGGTGGCAAGCTGGCGCGCCTGGCTGACGTTGGACTGGCGCAAAAAGGGCCGCAGTTTCAACTGGGACCTGCACTCGGTGTTCGGCACCTGGTGCCTGCTGTTTTACCTATTGGCCGCGCTCACCGGCCTGTATTGGTCGTATGACTGGTACAACCAGGGCGTAACCAAACTGCTCTCCGACGCCCCGCAAAATGAACGCATGCGCAAGCGCGGCCCGCCGCCCGAAGGCCCGGCGCCCGTGGCCAACTACGACGCGATCTGGAGCAGCATCTACGCCAACGCCGGCCCCGGCTTGAGCGTCTACAACATCCGTATGCCGGCCGTCGCCGGGCAGCCGGCCATTGTGTATTACCTGCTCAAAACATCGCCGCACGACCGCGCGCTGAACCAGATCAACCTTGACCCGGCCACCGGCGAGGTCAAGTCCCATGACCGCTACGCGAGCAAGACCTTCAAGTCGCAGTTGCTCACCAGTGTCTACGCGCTGCACACCGGCAGCTACTTCGGGCTGGTAGGCCGCATCATTCTGACCGTCAGTGCGCTGTGCATGCCGCTGTTCTTTATTACCGGCTGGCTGCTCTACCTCGACCGCCGCCGCAAAAAACGCCAGGTCCGCGATGCCCGCAAAGGCCTCGGCGCCAACCACAGCGACGCCCCGGCGTGGCTGATCGGCTTTGCCAGCCAAAGCGGCTTTGCCGAACAGCTTGCATGGCAGACAGCCGGGCAATTACAGGCCGCCGGCCTGCCGGTGAAGGTGCAGCCGTTGGGCAGTGTCAGCCAGCAAGACCTGTGTGAGTCAGAACATGCACTGTTTGTGGTCAGCACCTTCGGCGACGGCGAAGCGCCCGACAGCGCCCGTGGTTTCGAGCGCAGCGTGCTCGGCCAGGACCTGTCGCTCAAAGGCCTTAACTACTCGGTGCTGGCCCTGGGTGACCGCCAGTACGAACACTTCTGCGGCTTTGCCCGGCGCCTGCATTTCTGGCTGACCCACCAAGGCGGCAACCCGTTGTTCGCGCCTGTGGAAGTCGACAGCGGCGACACCGAAGCGCTGCTGACCTGGCAACAGCAACTGGGCCAGCTCACCGGGCATGCGCCGGCATCCGCCTGGCAGACCGCCCAGTACGAAAACTGGACCCTGACCCGACGCACCCTGCTCAACCGCGACAGCGTCGGCTCGGACATTTACTTGCTCGGCCTCACACCGCCTTCGCCACACACCTGGCTGGCCGGCGACCTGGTGGAAATACTGCCGCGCAATTGCCCGTGGGCCATCGAACACTTCCTTGCCGGCCTGGGCCTGGCCGGCAGCGACGGCGTGTTGATCGACGGCCTTGCGCAAACCCTCAACCAAGCCCTGGCCACCCGCCAACTGCCGGACAACCGCGCGCACTTGGTCGGCCTGCACGCCCAGGCACTGGTGAACGCCCTGGTGCCCCTGGGCATGCGCGAATACTCCATCGCCTCGATTGCCAGCGACGGCGTGCTGGAGTTGATCGTGCGCCAGGAACGTCACCCCGACGGCAGCCTGGGCCTGGGTTCCGGCTGGCTGACCGAACACGCCGCCCTCGGCTCAAGCATCAGCCTGCGCCTGCGTCGCAACAGTGGTTTCCACCTGCCAGATGCGCCAGTGCCGCTGATCCTTTTGGGCAACGGCACCGGCCTTGCCGGCCTGCGCAGCTTGCTCAAGGCACGCATTGCCGCTGGCCAGCAGCGCAATTGGCTGCTGTTTGGCGAGCGCAATATTGCCCACGACTACCTGTGCCGGGACGAGCTGCAAGGCTGGCTGGCCAGCGGTGATCTGGCCCTGCTGGACCTGGCGTTTTCACGCGACCAGCCAGAAAAAATCTACGTACAGGATCGCCTGCGCGAGTCGGCGGACGTGCTGCGTCGATGGCTGGCAGACGGCGCGGCCATTTATGTCTGCGGCAGTTTGCAGGGCATGGCGACGGGCGTGGACCAGGTGCTGCATGAGGTGCTGGGCAGCGAAGCAGTCGAGCGCCTGATCGAGCAAGGGCGCTATCGCCGGGATGTGTACTAA